A part of Acropora palmata chromosome 8, jaAcrPala1.3, whole genome shotgun sequence genomic DNA contains:
- the LOC141889159 gene encoding uncharacterized protein LOC141889159, which translates to MEARLRFFLSAFACFLLAPLRSESQDPENDKWGAWSEWSPCSRTCGVGVTFQERECQEKEKPEDHCKGNKRIYRTCEIQDCPEGSRDFRLEQCEVYNNKTVDGRKYKWVPYIPSDDRCSLNCMPKGEHFYNRWVDKVVDGTTCSMDSYDICVDGKCEKLGCDLILNSNAKEDQCRVCNGNGGSCKTYKYINNEDGNGYKEIFVIPASATNINIQELAPSSNFLALSDSSGNSLLNDNYIIQNPKKRIIAGAVFNYERTSFGQERIFSLGPTTIPVHVKLLFLGEKNPGISYEFSVPKSVINIPERTRFSWRAGEFDKCSKTCAGGEQKRRVFCVRDDSGKKVAKSNCDYEKKPNHRRQCNVHPCPASWFVSGWSTCSRTCARGKQVRRVHCQHIVEGGETEMIADDQCPGVKPTIMRTCQMRKLCPDWSIDQWSKCNVSCGLGFKNRSVTCQTLDTKEILLPESCNLVFKPKTKMQCNPGPCSVTWMASNWSECYPNCGKGMSTRMVYCVTISDKNQKYPDELCDESSRPISDKNCFSEKSCPAMWHATQWSQCTASCGVGMQMRNVMCAEKEGAKILRILPNNQCSKDKKMNELQKCSVQPCQAGWYIYPWESCSKTCGVGMRRRNVKCFADSKEDPKAKWCKSEDKPITEEECFEHECEDVTTPTPPTRPPTSALNNKQQEITKTAITTMKSTTASEAITTEKSPTTKVAIRTGAQEEKMVKATTVPTTKTTKTRPNTTEVTTTKPSTSEDTTIEPPTIEVTIAQSSAPEVTTTQPPTPEVTTGQRSTPEVTTTQTFSPEVTTIQTPTIEITTTQPPIPEVTTTQNPTTDITTTKLPTSEITTTQTPTPEVSTAQRPTVEITTTQPLSIEVTTSQAPSPEVTTTQKPTTDVTTTKPPTSEITTTKTPTPEVSTTQRPTVEITRTQPLSIEVTTSQAPSPEVTTTQKPTTDITTTKPPTSGVTTTKTPTPEVSTAQRPTVEITTTQSLSLEVTTTQAPSQEVTTSKPSTPETTTTQPPTPKVITTQKPTVEITATQPITPKVTTTQPPSPEVTTTQPPTQEIVTTQQTTPEVTMNQRLIPEVTTIRPPTPDVITTGTPILEVTANITRTKRPTEFATTQPLTSEANIKQSPISSIIFTQPSSTTSPAPTTTGLTSIAPPTTLQRVIAAEITEPPEDTMAYKGTEVILRCRATGYPRPIYTWRKGSIPVSSLDLSRIELLSNGDLKISDITEDDDDVYTCTSTNWVGPMDSKRARLSVIVPISVSVSPTNTTVRPGDDVKFTCVSAGVPKPTVEWLKNDNLLTNQDGVKVTETELIVSQVKDLDSGRYTCRAYHDYGANTASAYLKVITKKEPTTPTPKKCEDSTTVAYCPVVKSVGYCCHPFYQNACCQTCKTATCN; encoded by the exons ATGGAAGCTCGCCTGCGCTTCTTTCTAAGTGCCTTCGCCTGTTTTCTTCTGGCGCCATTGAGATCAGAG TCTCAAGATCCAGAAAACGACAAGTGGGGTGCCTGGAGCGAGTGGAGCCCATGCTCCCGAACATGTGGTGTCGGAGTAACCTTCCAAGAAAGAGAATgccaggaaaaagaaaa GCCAGAAGATCACTGCAAAGGCAATAAGCGTATTTATAGAACATGCGAAATTCAG GATTGCCCCGAAGGTTCCAGAGATTTCCGCTTGGAACAGTGTGAAgtttacaacaacaaaacagttgacggaagaaaatacaagtggGTTCCTTACATACCAA GCGACGATCGCTGCTCGCTCAACTGTATGCCAAAGGGAGAGCATTTCTACAACCGCTGGGTGGATAAAGTTGTAGATGGAACAACGTGTAGCATGGACTCGTATGATATCTGCGTGGATGGCAAGTGCGAG AAACTTGGATGCGATCTCATTTTAAATTCTAACGCAAAGGAAGACCAATGCCGTGTGTGCAATGGAAATGGAGGAAGCTGTAAAACGTATAAATACATCAACAACGAAGATGGAAATG GatacaaagaaatttttgtcattcCCGCCAGTGCTACTAATATCAACATTCAAGAGCTAGCACCATCATCAAATTTTCTCG CTCTTTCCGATTCATCCGGTAATTCCCTTTTGAATGACAACTACATCATCCAAAATCCAAAGAAGCGAATTATCGCTGGTGCAGTCTTTAATTACGAGCGGACTTCATTTGGCCAGGAACGGATCTTCTCGCTTGGACCAACCACGATACCCGTACACGTGAAG CTTCTTTTTCTTGGCGAAAAAAACCCAGGAATCTCATACGAGTTCTCTGTGCCAAAGTCAGTTATTAATATCCCTGAACGCACTCGATTTAGCTGGCGAGCTGGAGAGTTTGACAAATGCAGCAAAACGTGCGCAGGAG GTGAGCAGAAGAGGAGAGTGTTTTGTGTCCGTGATGACAGCGGAAAGAAGGTTGCCAAGTCAAATTGTGATTACGAAAAGAAGCCGAATCACAGACGACAGTGTAATGTTCATCCCTGCCCAGCCAG CTGGTTCGTGAGTGGCTGGAGCACATGCTCACGAACATGCGCTCGTGGAAAACAGGTCAGACGAGTTCACTGTCAACACATAGTGGAAGGAGGAGAAACTGAAATGATCGCGGATGATCAGTGCCCAGGTGTCAAACCAACCATAATGCGCACGTGTCAGATGCGCAAACTTTGTCCTGACTGGTCAATAGATCAATGGTCAAAG TGTAATGTATCCTGTGGACTTGGATTTAAAAATCGCAGTGTCACGTGTCAGACTCTTGATACTAAAGAAATTTTGTTGCCAGAGAGCTGTAACCTCGTTTTCaagccaaaaacaaaaatgcagtGCAACCCAGGCCCCTGCTCTGTCACGTGGATGGCATCAAACTGGAGCGAG TGTTATCCTAATTGTGGCAAAGGAATGAGCACACGAATGGTGTATTGCGTCACTATCTCAGACAAAAACCAGAAGTACCCGGATGAGCTGTGTGACGAATCATCTCGACCAATCAGCGACAAGAACTGCTTCAGTGAAAAGTCGTGTCCAGCAATGTGGCATGCTACACAATGGAGCCAG TGCACAGCCTCTTGTGGTGTTGGTATGCAGATGCGAAATGTGATGTGCGCCGAAAAGGAAGGAGCCAAAATACTAAGGATTCTGCCTAACAATCAATGCAGCAAAGATAAGAAAATGAACGAACTGCAAAAATGTTCTGTTCAGCCCTGCCAAGCTGGCTGGTACATTTACCCCTGGGAATCG TGTTCCAAGACCTGTGGTGTTGGTATGCGGAGACGAAATGTTAAATGTTTTGCTGACTCAAAAGAAGACCCAAAAGCAAAATGGTGCAAAAGCGAGGACAAACCTATCACTGAGGAGGAATGCTTTGAACACGAATGCGAAG ATGTTACCACACCGACACCACCAACAAGGCCGCCGACATCGGCattaaacaacaaacaacaggaaataacaaaaacagcaataacAACAATGAAGTCAACTACAGCTTCAGAAGCAATCACAACAGAAAAGTCACCAACAACAAAAGTAGCAATAAGAACTGGAgcacaagaagaaaaaatggtTAAAGCAACAACTGTTCCCACTACCAAGACAACAAAAACTCGACCTAATACCACTGAGGTCACCACTACCAAACCCTCCACCTCAGAGGACACCACCATTGAGCCACCCACTATTGAGGTAACAATTGCTCAGTCATCGGCCCCAGAGGTCACGACAACTCAGCCACCCACCCCGGAGGTCACCACGGGTCAGAGATCCACCCCAGAGGTCACTACTACTCAAACATTCAGCCCAGAAGTTACCACTATTCAGACACCTACGATTGAGATCACCACAACTCAGCCACCCATCCCGGAGGTCACCACAACCCAGAATCCCACCACTGATATCACCACTACTAAGCTACCTACCTCAGAAATCACCACAACTCAGACACCCACACCCGAGGTTTCAACTGCTCAGAGGCCCACAGTAGAGATCACCACAACTCAGCCACTCAGTATCGAGGTCACTACTTCCCAGGCACCCAGCCCAGAGGTCACTACTACCCAGAAACCCACCACTGATGTCACCACTACGAAGCCACCTACCTCAGAAATCACCACGACTAAGACACCCACACCCGAGGTTTCAACTACTCAAAGGCCCACCGTAGAGATCACCAGAACTCAGCCACTCAGTATCGAGGTCACTACTTCCCAGGCACCCAGCCCAGAGGTCACTACTACCCAGAAACCCACCACTGATATCACCACTACTAAGCCACCTACCTCAGGAGTCACCACGACTAAGACACCCACACCCGAGGTTTCAACTGCTCAGAGGCCCACAGTAGAGATCACCACAACTCAGTCACTCAGTCTAGAGGTCACCACTACCCAGGCACCCAGCCAGGAGGTTACCACTTCTAAGCCATCGACCCCAGAGACAACCACTACTCAGCCACCCACCCCAAAAGTTATCACTACTCAGAAGCCCACCGTTGAAATCACTGCAACTCAGCCAATCACTCCGAAGGTCACTACTACCCAGCCACCCAGCCCAGAGGTCACCACTACTCAGCCACCGACCCAAGAGATCGTCACTACTCAGCAAACGACCCCAGAGGTCACCATGAATCAGAGACTCATCCCGGAAGTCACCACTATTAGGCCACCGACCCCAGATGTCATCACAACTGGGACACCCATCCTAGAGGTCACCGCTAACATCACTCGTACGAAAAGACCAACTGAGTTCGCTACTACTCAGCCACTCACCTCCGAGGCCAACATTAAACAATCACCCATCTCAAGCATCATCTTTACCCAGCCTTCTTCGACGACTTCTCCAGCCCCCACGACTACTGGTCTCACCAGTATTGCGCCACCAACAACTTTGCAAAGAGTGATAGCAGCTGAAATCACTGAGCCTCCAGAAGATACAA TGGCTTACAAGGGCACTGAAGTTATTTTACGCTGTCGAGCCACAGGATACCCAAGACCAATCTATACTTGGCGGAAAGGCTCAATACCAGTTTCCAGTCTGGATTTGTCTCGGATAGAGCTTCTTTCTAATGGTGATTTGAAAATATCCGACATAACGGAGGATGATGATGACGTCTACACGTGCACATCGACTAATTGGGTTGGTCCCATGGACAGCAAAAGAGCTCGCTTGTCTGTAATAGTTCCAATTTCAGTCTCCGTTTCGCCGACTAACACCACCGTGCGTCCTGGAGATGATGTGAAGTTCACGTGCGTGTCCGCTGGTGTGCCGAAACCGACAGTTGAGTGGTTGAAAAATGACAATCTTCTGACCAATCAAGATGGAGTCAAGGTTACAGAAACCGAGCTGATCGTATCACAAGTGAAGGATTTAGATAGTGGGCGCTACACATGCCGTGCTTACCATGACTACGGCGCAAACACGGCCAGTGCGTATTTGAAGGTCATCACAAAAAAAG AACCTACAACCCCTACTCCAAAGAAGTGCGAGGACA
- the LOC141889161 gene encoding DNA-directed RNA polymerase II subunit RPB9-like, whose product MSVRGLEDDGPGFVGIKFCQECNNMLYPKEDKENKVLLYACRNCDYQQEADNSCIYVNKITHEVNELTQIVTDVIADPTLPRTDEHQCPKCRHKEAVFFQSQSSKADQMRLYYVCTAVNCGNRWTE is encoded by the exons ATGAGTGTCAGAGGCCTTGAAGACGATGGTCCGGGCTTTGTTGGTatcaaattttgtcaagaaTG TAACAATATGTTATATcccaaagaagacaaagagaACAAAGTATTATTATATGCT TGCAGGAACTGTGACTATCAACAAGAAGCAGATAACAGCTGTATCTACGTTAACAAGATCACTCATGAAGTCAA TGAATTGACGCAGATCGTTACGGATGTCATTGCTGACCCAACATTACCAAGGACAGATGAACATCAGTGTCCCAA aTGCCGCCACAAAGAAGCAGTCTTTTTCCAATCACAGTCAAGTAAGGCAGAT CAAATGAGGCTGTACTATGTCTGTACAGCGGTTAACTGTGGCAACCGATGGACGGAGTGA
- the LOC141889160 gene encoding integrase/recombinase xerD homolog yields MSSIEYAVYAIKWGHAMAGIEACPVSHPLVKLALEDAKRRLARLVQPKKPLSVSTVQAIATHFASSASLSDLRFLFILLVGLAGFFRIDEIRNIALRDVSMHSDHVSVYVPQRKNDQYREGHTAFLARTGKVTCPVAVTERLIKLLPQSSSAFPLVRRIVKVRSKEYFHSSLGVPVSTLREEFKKHIKPFASDISKYGTHSIKSGAASNPACRKIAVRYPSCRLEVRVH; encoded by the coding sequence ATGTCTTCTATAGAATACGCCGTTTATGCTATTAAGTGGGGCCACGCAATGGCCGGTATCGAGGCTTGTCCTGTTAGCCATCCTTTAGTAAAACTTGCTTTGGAAGACGCCAAAAGAAGGCTTGCCCGACTTGTTCAGCCTAAGAAGCCGCTGTCGGTTAGCACCGTACAGGCGATTGCTACGCATTTTGCCTCAAGCGCCTCGCTTTCCGATCttcgttttttatttattcttttaGTTGGTTTAGCAGGCTTTTTTCGCATTGACGAGATTAGGAATATAGCACTTCGTGATGTCTCTATGCATAGTGATCATGTGTCTGTTTATGTACCTCAGCGCAAAAACGACCAGTATCGAGAAGGCCACACTGCTTTTCTTGCTAGAACCGGCAAGGTTACTTGTCCTGTAGCTGTGACCGAGCGGTTGATTAAGCTTTTGCCACAGTCTTCCTCTGCGTTCCCATTAGTTCGCAGAATTGTCAAAGTTAGGTCTAAGGAGTATTTTCATTCTAGTTTGGGTGTTCCTGTTTCCACTTTAAGGGAGGAATTTAAGAAGCATATTAAGCCATTTGCTAGCGATATTTCTAAGTACGGCACACATAGTATAAAGTCTGGCGCGGCTTCTAATCCGGCTTGTAGGAAAATAGCTGTTAGATATCCATCATGCAGGTTGGAGGTGCGAGTCCACTAA
- the LOC141889272 gene encoding carbohydrate sulfotransferase 4-like: MVFRRITRKKCLKQLLALLWLASLLWFCISLVKAYKTIPQVNAVSQTQLVPEFLLKDYLDETQVENEENHLETGVKKTLIIVSHGRSGSSLVGDIFNHHPSVFYMYEPLQTVMRVFNSLNRNHINSAPSYWDLAKEFLDAVLRCKFNNQRFLSDIEDFYRKQHHPRVSQAIASPPLCPYKPSDLKWKPNLCPPMTKESLASTCRKKYDLTVLKVLISRIPENTIKIILNACTSRDVDCKIVFLVRDPRAVIPSSKALGFFRDAAGDIAMRGTRLYSYWRCKETEENLEIIRKLDDSLRNRIKLQRYEDLALNPLKALTGLYQFAGLSELESIKTWLNETTRKTRGDCNEMDGEQATCTKDDAWVAANRWRWKVHPQEISVVEKYCKETMRLMGYTPVDMSSELLSNQSIPLFSQDYEAKQWFLH; the protein is encoded by the coding sequence ATGGTCTTTCGACGAATAACCAGGAAGAAGTGTCTAAAGCAGTTGCTTGCTTTGCTCTGGCTAGCATCCCTCTTGTGGTTCTGCATTTCTCTTGTCAAGGCATACAAAACGATACCGCAAGTAAACGCAGTGTCACAGACTCAACTGGTGCCAGAATTTCTTCTCAAAGATTACCTTGACGAGACCCAAGTAGAAAATGAGGAGAATCATTTAGAGACGGGCGTAAAGAAAACCTTAATCATTGTTTCTCATGGTCGTTCTGGATCCTCTCTTGTCGGAGACATTTTTAATCATCACCCTTCAGTGTTTTATATGTACGAGCCGCTTCAAACAGTCATGCGAGTTTTTAACAGTTTAAATCGAAATCATATCAACTCAGCGCCAAGTTACTGGGATCTTGCAAAAGAATTCCTCGACGCAGTATTACGCTGCAAGTTTAACAATCAACGATTTTTAAGCGATATCGAAGATTTTTACCGAAAACAACATCACCCTCGTGTGAGTCAAGCCATTGCATCTCCGCCTCTGTGTCCGTACAAACCATCAGATCTAAAGTGGAAGCCCAACCTCTGTCCGCCGATGACTAAAGAATCACTGGCTAGCACTTGTAGGAAAAAATACGATTTAACTGTTTTGAAAGTTCTCATATCTAGGATACCCGAAAATACAATCAAGATAATTCTTAATGCTTGCACGTCTCGGGACGTCGattgtaaaattgtttttcttgttcgAGATCCTCGAGCTGTTATTCCATCTTCCAAGGCTCTTGGTTTCTTTAGAGATGCCGCGGGTGACATTGCAATGCGCGGTACGCGTCTGTACAGTTATTGGCGATGTAAAGAAACCGAAGAGAACCTGGAAATCATACGAAAGCTAGACGATTCACTGAGAAATCGGATTAAACTTCAACGATATGAGGACCTGGCATTGAACCCACTGAAGGCTTTAACAGGTTTATATCAGTTTGCGGGTCTATCTGAGTTAGAAAGCATAAAGACATGGTTGAATGAAACTACGAGAAAAACAAGAGgcgattgtaatgaaatggaTGGAGAGCAAGCCACGTGTACTAAAGATGATGCATGGGTGGCGGCGAATCGCTGGCGATGGAAGGTTCATCCCCAGGAAATCAGCGTCgttgaaaaatattgcaaagaGACAATGCGTCTAATGGGATACACACCGGTGGATATGTCAAGCGAACTTCTATCGAATCAATCAATTCCGCTCTTTAGTCAAGATTACGAAGCAAAGCAGTGGTTCCTGCATTGA